The genomic window TGAACATTTTTACGAAAGCTTTAAAGAACTTTCGGAGAGTTAGTCTTATCGAATAAGTATTACGAATTGTATAACTTTACTTAAGTTTTTCTGAATAAAGTTTCGATATGATTAACAATGATGGGTTTGAACCGGGGGGTGTTTACCCTGCTTTGCCAACTCCCCGAAATGAGGATGGATCTATTAATTACGAAACTGCTCGAAATCATATAGAATATCTCGCTGCTGGAGGTGTAGATGGGATAGTTCCTGCTGGTTGTACTGGTCACGCGGCCTATCTTTCAGGTCAGAGATCTGATGGGTCGATGAGCGAGCATGCAGAATATGTCTCCAGAATCTCAGAAATAGCTAGCGATATCGACTCCGAACTGGATGTGATTGCGGGTGATGGGATGAATGTACCTGAACAGACTATTGAACTGGCCAGTGAGATAGAGGAAGTAGCTGATATTGATGCTCACCTCATGATCTCTCCTTATCAGGTGGGAACGCCTCAGGAAGATATAGTGGAGCAGCATTATCAACCTATAGCTGAGGCAGTGGATGAAGATATTATTGCTTACAATGTGCCGGGACGCACGGGCGTTAATATTTTTCCTGAGACTGTCTTAGAGCTGGCGGAGATACCTGGTATAGTAGGTATCAAGGAAGCCTCAAATGATAGATATCAGATTCGGCAGTTGGGAAGAATGCTTAGAAGAAAAAATTACGATAATTTCCACTTGGGATCGGGAGATGACTTCAATAATCCTCTTGTATACGAAGAAGGAGGTGACTTTACAATCAGTGTTACAGGAAATATACTACCGGAAGAAACCGTTCAGGTATGGGAACATGGGGTTAATGGAGACGAAGCAGATCAGGTAAGAGCTGAAACATTAAACGAACTTTTGATGCCAGCACATAACGCTATGTTCCAAGATGGAGAGAAAAATCCTCAATCTGTCCAGTATGCATTGAATCAGATGGGTTTCAATCATGGTACGCCTGGAGGTTCATTGGATCGAGAACCTAGAGAAGATGAAATAATCAGAACACAGGATGGCGAACAAAGAGTGTTTAACCAGACAGAGATTGATACGGTGC from Candidatus Nanohalobium constans includes these protein-coding regions:
- a CDS encoding dihydrodipicolinate synthase family protein codes for the protein MINNDGFEPGGVYPALPTPRNEDGSINYETARNHIEYLAAGGVDGIVPAGCTGHAAYLSGQRSDGSMSEHAEYVSRISEIASDIDSELDVIAGDGMNVPEQTIELASEIEEVADIDAHLMISPYQVGTPQEDIVEQHYQPIAEAVDEDIIAYNVPGRTGVNIFPETVLELAEIPGIVGIKEASNDRYQIRQLGRMLRRKNYDNFHLGSGDDFNNPLVYEEGGDFTISVTGNILPEETVQVWEHGVNGDEADQVRAETLNELLMPAHNAMFQDGEKNPQSVQYALNQMGFNHGTPGGSLDREPREDEIIRTQDGEQRVFNQTEIDTVLDHFDLREEV